One uncultured Acidilobus sp. JCHS genomic window carries:
- a CDS encoding Acetyl-CoA acetyltransferase: MQVFVEGVGMTKVERHYEKGLSHLAAEAAFKALDEAGRPGGVDYIVVANALATLQDEQLDLGGYLAASLGLRGVRALTIEAGEASGLAAAQVAASLIESGMADKVLLVGVEKVTEFPSGKAYRHLQMVYDSESRSYYNVGFAADAAMLTRLYMETYGVDRELLSYWPALMHNNAKENPYAMLNFAIKPDRVSKALAIAEPLTLLDTFPLGDGAAAVVLSSEDSSSKPMARITAIESATGLGSIELSDDPLIIDSVAEAYKRLSSLTGVDRFDFIELHDSFTITAMLVLESIGVAPKGKAAEMVAQGSFSPTGSGPVANPSGGLKARGHPIGATGVYQLAEASLQVAGKFPGVQVRGAKRGLVISMNGLGSNSFVALVEGV, translated from the coding sequence TTGCAGGTGTTCGTGGAAGGGGTTGGGATGACAAAGGTTGAAAGACATTATGAGAAGGGCCTCAGCCACCTGGCCGCAGAGGCCGCCTTTAAGGCCCTTGATGAGGCGGGAAGACCTGGAGGGGTGGACTACATTGTCGTCGCAAACGCCTTGGCAACGCTACAGGACGAACAGCTCGACCTAGGGGGCTACCTAGCGGCCTCCCTTGGTCTGAGGGGCGTCAGGGCGCTAACCATTGAGGCCGGCGAGGCCAGCGGCCTCGCGGCCGCCCAGGTCGCGGCCTCCCTCATAGAGTCAGGCATGGCTGACAAGGTCCTGCTAGTAGGCGTGGAGAAGGTAACGGAGTTCCCCAGCGGCAAGGCTTATAGACACCTTCAGATGGTCTATGACTCTGAGAGCCGGTCGTACTATAACGTTGGCTTCGCGGCTGACGCCGCTATGCTCACGAGGTTATACATGGAGACCTATGGCGTTGATCGCGAGCTGCTTTCCTACTGGCCTGCCCTCATGCATAATAACGCTAAGGAGAACCCTTACGCCATGCTGAACTTCGCTATTAAGCCCGACCGCGTCTCCAAGGCGCTCGCCATAGCGGAGCCGTTAACGCTGCTCGACACCTTCCCACTCGGAGATGGGGCGGCTGCAGTCGTCCTGTCGAGCGAGGACTCATCTTCAAAGCCTATGGCCAGGATAACCGCCATAGAGTCAGCGACAGGGCTTGGCTCTATTGAGCTAAGCGATGACCCGTTGATCATAGACAGCGTGGCCGAGGCCTACAAAAGGCTGTCCTCGTTGACCGGCGTTGATCGCTTCGACTTCATAGAGCTGCACGACTCATTCACCATAACGGCTATGCTCGTACTTGAGAGCATAGGCGTAGCCCCTAAGGGCAAGGCGGCTGAAATGGTGGCCCAGGGGTCCTTCTCCCCTACCGGCTCCGGCCCCGTGGCCAACCCGAGCGGGGGCCTCAAGGCCAGGGGACACCCGATAGGCGCAACGGGCGTCTACCAGTTGGCGGAGGCCTCACTACAGGTGGCTGGCAAGTTCCCAGGCGTACAAGTGAGAGGGGCTAAGAGGGGCCTGGTGATCTCGATGAACGGCCTTGGATCGAACTCGTTTGTCGCGCTTGTTGAGGGGGTGTGA
- a CDS encoding putative nucleic-acid-binding protein containing a Zn-ribbon, with the protein MSMELSIPRFWRFKHSIYRLQAARCRSCGRVHYPPKNACPYCGSRDLEPVELPKRGKLVSYTTVYAVPDGSRQYSPIYVGLIDLGLTKVVTELTDIADPSQLRKGIEMEAVLRKARVDRDAGLIYYVLKFRPAMGVPDVQA; encoded by the coding sequence TTGTCGATGGAGCTCTCGATACCTAGGTTCTGGAGGTTTAAGCACTCAATTTACAGGCTCCAGGCGGCCCGGTGCCGCTCCTGCGGAAGGGTCCACTACCCGCCGAAGAACGCGTGCCCCTACTGCGGCAGCCGCGACCTCGAGCCTGTAGAGCTCCCCAAGAGGGGAAAGCTCGTCAGCTACACTACAGTATACGCGGTCCCTGACGGCTCGAGGCAGTACTCACCTATCTATGTCGGCCTTATCGACCTAGGCCTGACTAAGGTGGTCACTGAGCTGACGGATATAGCTGATCCTTCCCAGCTCAGGAAAGGCATAGAGATGGAGGCCGTCCTACGGAAGGCAAGGGTTGACAGGGACGCCGGCCTCATATATTACGTGCTGAAGTTCAGGCCAGCCATGGGGGTACCTGATGTCCAAGCCTGA
- a CDS encoding Chromatin protein Cren7, translating to MSAKLPPVKVKDPTTGKEVELTPIKVWTLAPKTRKGVKIGLFKSPETGKFFRAKVPDDYPVK from the coding sequence ATGTCCGCCAAGCTCCCGCCTGTTAAGGTTAAGGACCCGACCACTGGCAAGGAGGTCGAGCTGACGCCCATAAAGGTCTGGACGCTCGCGCCTAAGACCAGGAAGGGCGTCAAGATAGGGCTCTTCAAGAGCCCTGAGACTGGCAAGTTCTTCAGGGCTAAGGTACCTGACGACTACCCTGTCAAGTGA
- a CDS encoding 3-hydroxyisobutyrate dehydrogenase: MATMTRVGVIGLGLMGSRIAENLYRAGLLTGVYNRSRAKAEDFHAKHPDVKVHSSPAELAADVNYIITVLSDDAAVSSVIEALLPHIKGKVIIEMSTISPTTSVSLAAKVSEAGGVMFDAPIMGTSVDVEQKRITVLVGGPRERYPEIEPILSATAGRVLYVGPNGFGLYMKLAGNMMLAAFINGLAEAINFAQRAGLSPEQITDLFLNISGTRSPSSSLKVPKMLSSDYSVQFALKHMRKDAEIMVREAQRLKVPLPLTSLVSSLYRMAEGLGLGDLDVSALIELYRKVSQG, encoded by the coding sequence ATGGCCACTATGACCAGGGTTGGGGTTATAGGCCTGGGCCTCATGGGCTCAAGGATAGCCGAAAACCTCTACAGGGCGGGGCTTTTGACAGGTGTTTATAACAGGTCCAGGGCCAAGGCCGAGGACTTCCATGCGAAGCACCCTGACGTAAAGGTCCACTCGTCGCCAGCCGAGCTCGCTGCAGACGTGAATTACATAATTACAGTGCTGTCGGACGACGCTGCCGTCAGCTCAGTTATAGAGGCCCTTCTCCCACACATAAAGGGCAAGGTCATTATCGAGATGTCAACAATATCGCCTACGACCAGCGTCTCGCTGGCCGCCAAGGTCTCAGAGGCCGGAGGGGTCATGTTCGACGCGCCTATAATGGGTACCTCTGTTGACGTCGAGCAGAAGAGGATAACAGTGCTTGTAGGAGGGCCCCGAGAGCGGTACCCTGAAATAGAGCCCATACTGAGCGCCACGGCGGGAAGAGTCCTCTACGTAGGTCCTAACGGCTTCGGCCTCTACATGAAGCTGGCTGGCAACATGATGCTCGCTGCCTTCATAAACGGGCTCGCCGAGGCCATTAACTTCGCCCAGAGGGCCGGGCTCTCGCCTGAGCAAATTACAGACCTGTTCCTTAACATCAGTGGGACTAGGTCGCCCAGTAGCTCGCTTAAGGTCCCAAAGATGCTGAGCTCTGACTACAGCGTCCAGTTCGCGCTTAAACACATGAGAAAGGACGCAGAGATAATGGTGAGGGAGGCCCAGAGGCTTAAGGTGCCTCTGCCCCTCACGTCGCTTGTCTCAAGCCTCTATAGGATGGCGGAGGGCCTCGGCCTCGGGGACCTTGACGTCTCGGCCTTGATAGAGCTCTACAGAAAGGTCTCGCAGGGCTAG
- a CDS encoding 3-hydroxy-3-methylglutaryl Coenzyme A reductase, hydroxymethylglutaryl-CoA reductase (NADP): MSKPDVEDRVNEALKRLEAGELSISKLDDFLGNPNLAALARRLFLERKYNVKLTSIASTVIDFIGVVGRNIENPIGAAQVPIGIVGPLLVHGDYARGEFYVPMATTEGALVAGVNRGVKAVTLSGGARAKVLYDGMARAPLIWTPSVDEAYKLASWIRENLEALKSEVKKVTRHGELVNVQTFIVGNVLWPRFVFKTGDAMGMNMATIASDRLCSFILERYGGSVKCVTVSGNLCTDKKPSAINRVLGRGKYVVAEAIIKGDVVRKVLKTTAEDVHYANVSKNLLGNAVAGSPSFNGHVANMIAAIFIATGQDVAQVVESSMAYTWTEVRGEDLYISVTLPSLEVGTVGGGTWLPTQREALELLGVAGGGDPPGTNALKLAEIVSATVLAGELNLLASQVTGELAKAHERLGRGRG; this comes from the coding sequence ATGTCCAAGCCTGACGTGGAGGACAGAGTTAATGAGGCCTTAAAGAGGCTTGAGGCAGGGGAGCTCAGCATAAGTAAACTTGACGACTTTTTGGGGAACCCTAACCTGGCCGCCCTGGCCAGGAGGCTCTTCCTCGAGAGGAAGTATAACGTTAAGCTGACGTCCATAGCGTCCACGGTCATAGACTTCATAGGGGTCGTTGGAAGGAACATCGAGAACCCCATAGGGGCCGCCCAGGTGCCCATAGGAATCGTGGGTCCCCTGCTTGTACACGGCGACTACGCAAGGGGTGAGTTCTACGTGCCCATGGCGACGACCGAGGGGGCGCTGGTAGCGGGCGTTAACAGGGGCGTTAAGGCGGTCACGCTGAGCGGAGGGGCCAGGGCCAAGGTGCTCTACGACGGCATGGCCAGGGCCCCCCTAATCTGGACCCCAAGCGTTGATGAAGCCTATAAGCTAGCCTCCTGGATCAGGGAGAACCTGGAGGCCCTTAAGTCCGAGGTCAAGAAGGTCACCAGGCATGGGGAGCTCGTTAACGTGCAGACCTTCATAGTTGGTAACGTCCTGTGGCCGAGGTTCGTCTTTAAGACCGGTGACGCCATGGGCATGAACATGGCGACCATAGCGTCTGACAGGCTGTGCTCATTTATATTGGAAAGGTATGGGGGCTCCGTTAAGTGCGTAACCGTTAGCGGCAACCTCTGCACGGACAAGAAGCCCAGTGCCATTAACAGGGTCCTCGGAAGAGGCAAGTACGTGGTGGCCGAGGCCATAATAAAGGGGGACGTAGTAAGGAAGGTGTTGAAGACCACAGCAGAGGACGTGCACTACGCCAACGTCTCCAAGAACCTGCTGGGCAACGCTGTCGCTGGCAGCCCCAGCTTTAACGGACATGTGGCGAACATGATAGCGGCCATCTTCATAGCGACAGGTCAGGACGTGGCCCAAGTAGTTGAGAGCAGCATGGCCTACACCTGGACTGAGGTCAGGGGGGAGGACCTCTACATATCCGTCACCCTCCCAAGCCTTGAGGTCGGCACCGTCGGCGGGGGCACCTGGCTTCCCACGCAGAGGGAGGCGCTAGAGCTACTTGGCGTGGCCGGCGGTGGCGATCCCCCTGGGACTAACGCCCTGAAGCTCGCTGAGATAGTCTCGGCAACAGTTCTGGCCGGCGAGCTCAACCTGCTGGCGTCCCAGGTTACCGGGGAGCTGGCCAAGGCCCACGAGAGGCTTGGAAGGGGCCGCGGCTAG
- a CDS encoding Acyl-CoA dehydrogenase, translating into MELELSTDERLFKQSVHEFLSKELAPIWDDMDSKRSIPTELIHKMGEQGLFAIPVPEEYGGQGGSFFTAALAVEEVAYNDPAVATAVFTLLNNAWPYILYLYGSEEAKQEILPKVGRGRAFFGIASTEPSGGSDVAGERTYAVAEGGAYKVTGEKVYISGVREAMEQLELGGWYLIARTAPPETGHRGLTGFAFIGNRNGERPAGFEYSILNTIGRHAISTGILRLKETPIEGKYVVGQVGRGFYVAMEGFSLARVLVSAANVGAAQWALETAVKYSRDRRLFGDRPIASFQGVSFPIAEVAARLEAARLLVYKAAQVADRIYIKKEPGLRPHDLDYWAAAAKMMAVETALTAAEVMMRTYGALSYTEEANVFRNLLGVLSYYVGAEGTQNIMRYIVARELIGRDYVKG; encoded by the coding sequence ATGGAGCTCGAGCTCTCTACCGATGAGAGGTTGTTCAAGCAGTCCGTTCACGAGTTCCTCTCCAAGGAGCTTGCGCCCATTTGGGACGACATGGACTCCAAGAGGTCGATACCGACTGAGCTGATACACAAGATGGGCGAACAGGGCCTCTTCGCAATACCTGTGCCCGAGGAATACGGAGGTCAAGGGGGCTCGTTCTTCACGGCCGCCCTGGCCGTAGAGGAGGTCGCCTACAACGACCCTGCCGTCGCGACGGCCGTCTTCACGTTGCTCAACAACGCCTGGCCCTACATACTTTACCTTTACGGCTCTGAGGAGGCCAAGCAGGAGATCCTGCCCAAGGTGGGCAGGGGCAGGGCCTTCTTCGGCATAGCCTCAACAGAGCCGAGCGGCGGCAGCGACGTAGCTGGCGAGAGGACATATGCTGTCGCTGAAGGCGGAGCCTACAAGGTCACGGGCGAGAAGGTCTACATAAGCGGCGTCAGGGAGGCCATGGAGCAGCTTGAGCTGGGCGGCTGGTACCTGATAGCAAGGACGGCGCCGCCTGAGACAGGTCACAGGGGGCTCACGGGCTTTGCCTTCATAGGGAACAGGAACGGCGAGAGGCCCGCGGGCTTTGAGTACTCCATACTTAACACGATAGGTAGGCACGCGATATCGACCGGCATACTGAGGCTCAAGGAGACGCCAATAGAGGGGAAGTACGTTGTGGGCCAGGTGGGCAGAGGGTTCTACGTGGCCATGGAGGGTTTCTCGTTGGCTAGGGTCTTGGTCAGCGCGGCCAACGTAGGGGCTGCCCAGTGGGCCCTCGAAACCGCGGTGAAGTACTCAAGGGACAGGAGATTGTTCGGGGACAGGCCCATAGCGTCGTTCCAGGGCGTGAGCTTCCCGATAGCAGAGGTCGCGGCCAGGCTTGAAGCCGCTAGGCTCCTCGTTTACAAGGCTGCCCAAGTAGCGGACAGGATATACATAAAGAAGGAGCCAGGGCTAAGGCCTCATGACCTCGACTACTGGGCTGCGGCTGCCAAGATGATGGCTGTGGAGACAGCCCTTACAGCTGCTGAGGTCATGATGAGGACTTACGGGGCCCTTTCATACACCGAGGAGGCTAACGTGTTCAGGAACCTGCTGGGCGTGCTCTCCTACTATGTCGGAGCTGAGGGGACGCAGAACATCATGAGGTACATAGTGGCCCGCGAGCTCATAGGCAGGGACTACGTAAAGGGCTAA
- a CDS encoding putative hydroxymethylglutaryl-CoA synthase produces the protein MRAGVHGWGAYIPIYRLPMAEIARIWGWHPEQYRGLAVDEKAIAGPDEDSVTMGYEAARNAIARAQVRPREIEAVFFGTESKPYAVKPSATIVAEALGITPMTMASDLEFACRAASEGMRALTGMVSSGLIKYGLVIGSDTAQANPGDVLEFTAASGAAAFVIGPEKGAAAIIEDSATFVTDTPDFWRRSGEPYPLHGEGFTGEPAYFYHIESAVKALFERTGLRPSDFKYAIFHQPNGKFPVKVGQDLGFTLDQLKEGLVTPMIGNTYNASALMGFAKVLDKAKPGDRILLAPFGSGAGSDAYSVLVTDAVEAKRLLAPTVEQYLARKVKVDYGFYAKSREIIYVIK, from the coding sequence GTGAGGGCAGGAGTACATGGATGGGGGGCCTACATTCCTATCTACAGGCTCCCCATGGCCGAGATCGCTAGGATATGGGGCTGGCACCCTGAGCAGTACAGGGGGCTCGCAGTTGACGAGAAGGCCATCGCAGGCCCTGACGAGGACTCCGTGACCATGGGTTATGAGGCTGCGAGGAACGCCATAGCGAGGGCGCAGGTCAGGCCGCGGGAAATAGAGGCCGTGTTCTTCGGAACCGAGTCGAAGCCCTATGCAGTCAAGCCCAGCGCTACTATCGTAGCGGAGGCCCTGGGCATAACCCCAATGACCATGGCTAGCGACCTTGAGTTCGCCTGCAGGGCCGCCAGCGAGGGCATGAGGGCCCTGACGGGCATGGTGTCCTCAGGCCTGATAAAGTACGGCCTTGTGATAGGCAGCGACACAGCTCAGGCTAATCCTGGGGACGTCCTGGAGTTCACGGCAGCCAGCGGCGCTGCAGCGTTCGTGATAGGACCTGAGAAGGGCGCGGCCGCAATAATAGAGGACTCCGCAACGTTCGTGACGGACACCCCTGACTTCTGGAGGAGGTCAGGCGAGCCGTACCCGCTCCACGGCGAGGGCTTCACAGGCGAGCCCGCCTACTTCTATCACATAGAGAGCGCTGTCAAGGCCCTCTTTGAGAGGACGGGACTTAGGCCGAGCGACTTCAAGTACGCCATATTCCATCAGCCCAACGGCAAGTTCCCAGTGAAGGTAGGGCAGGACCTCGGGTTCACATTGGATCAGCTGAAGGAGGGGCTCGTGACGCCCATGATAGGGAACACCTATAACGCCAGCGCGCTCATGGGCTTCGCTAAGGTGCTAGACAAGGCCAAGCCCGGCGACAGGATACTCCTAGCCCCCTTTGGTAGCGGTGCGGGAAGCGACGCCTACTCTGTCCTGGTCACCGACGCGGTAGAGGCTAAGAGGCTTCTCGCGCCCACGGTTGAGCAGTACCTGGCCAGAAAGGTTAAGGTTGACTACGGCTTCTACGCCAAGAGCAGGGAGATAATTTACGTGATCAAGTGA